GAAGGTGCGATCAGGGCCATGGGTCAGGACTGTCGGTTTGAGGACAGGGACCGGCTGATCTCTTGGATGAATTGCCGGCAGCCGTTCACAAGTCCGTCCGGATGTTTCTGAATTCGGCTCCCCAGAATATAGACTACGTTCGCTCCGTACACTGATGTCATCTCCGCAATCTGCTCGAAGCCCATCCGGCCGGCGGCGCTGGGAAACATCGATCTCGTTCCGCCGAACGGCTCCGACGTCGTGCGCGCGATCGCCAGGCAGTCCTCTCTGGTCATGACATAGTCGCCGCCATAGGTCGGATAGAGGCTGATGTCCGCTCCCATCAACCGCGGGAGCTGGCCGTAGAGAAGGGCAGGAGCGATACCGGTTTCGCGGTTGACCGCGTAGGTGCCCAGCAGAGCGGGGTGACTCAGGATCGGAAGTTTCAGCTCCTGGTCGCTTGCCAGCAGACGCAAGGTCTCATAGCCCGCAAGCCCGGGACAGACGAGCAGGGCGCCGGCTCCAGCGGTCTTTGCGAACAGGGCGCGATCTCGCGCTGCCGGGAGGGCCGAACCGATATGCGGGGCGTAGAGGCAGTGCTGTCCGGTTTCACGATTGGCGTGGGTCACCGCCTCCGCGCAGGCCCGTACCCGATCTTCGAAGCGGCAAAAGGGCTGATCGTTGAGCCCTTGATCGTCCTTGACTAGATCGATGCCCGCAGAGGCGAATTGATAGGCAAGGTCGGCGAGGTCCCGCACGGACAGGCCCAGCGGCTTGAGCACGGCACAGACCAGCGGGCGATGGGAAATTCCCAGGAGGGTCCTGAGGCCCGCTTGCCCGAAACGCGGACCGGTCCAGCCGTCGAGTCCCTGTTCCGGCAGGTCAATCCTTGTCACGCGGATGCCGCGCTTGAGGCTGGTCGTGCCGTAAACCAGATGGAGCAGATCCACGGAGCTGGCCTGAGCCAGCTCGACCGGGAAGCTGATCCTGGCGATCCATGAGCCGGCTCCGGCTGCTTCAAACGATTCGATCCGGCCGAGCAACTGGTCCCGGATGGGCCCGTCGGGAATAATCTCCTCTGCCGCCTCCACAGTTTGGTCGATGCAGATCAGGTCGGCCTGCCGTCGTGCTTGGCGTTCGTCGCCGATGATGCAATACGTGACCGGCAGCCTGAGGCCGGAGAGAGAATCCGAAAGGGATGCGGAGGGCGAGACATCCACAATGGAAGAGAAGTAGCATAGGCGATCGGGCTGCTGCCAGCCCCGCCGGTCCTGATGAACGGGACCTTGAGCACGGCAACAAAAGGAGCCAGCATGGCGCGAATGAACGGCAAGTCGGTTCTCTTGAGCATGGCGGCGTGGGTCGTCCTTACCTCTTCGGCTCAAGCCGAGCTTGATGACCGGAGCATCATCGACCTGACGTATCCTTTCGATGAACACACGATCTATTGGCCCCACAACAAACCCTTCGCCTGGGAGCAGACTTCATGGGGGCCTTCGTCCGGGGGCTATTGGTACGCATCGGGACAGTTCTGCACCGCGGAACATGGAGGGACGCATCTGGACGCTCCGATCCACTTTGCCAAGGATGGCCTGACCTTGGATGAAATCCCGCTTCAGAAGCTGATCGGGCCGGCGGTCGTGATCGATGTGTCTGAGGCGGCAAAGCAAGACCGGGACTATCGCATGACGGTCGCCGACATCCAGGGTTGGGAAAAGGCTTACGGAAGGATTCCTGATGGGGCGATCGTCTTGATGAGGACCGGCTGGGGACAGTTCTGGCCGGACCGCAAAGCCTATTTGGGCAGCCAGACTCCGGACGATGCCGCAACACTGCACTTTCCGGGCTTTTCGAAGGAAGCGGCGGTCTATCTGACCAGCGGACGCCGGATCGACGGCATCGGCATCGATACGGCCAGCATGGACCATGGGCCGTCCCGGGATTTCATCGTCCATCAGATTGTCAATGGAGCGAACCTCTATGGTCTGGAGAACCTGGCCAATCTGGATCAGCTCCCGCAGAAAGGTGCGACGCTGATCCTGTTGCCGATGAAGATCAAGGGCGGGAGCGGAGGGCCGGTTCGCGTGATCGCACTGTTGCCGCAGGAGATCAAGAGATAGAGGGAGGCTGCCGTGTCATTGACGATCGCTGTCCTGGGCGGAGGGTTGATGGGAAGACCGATGGCTTTGCGTCTCAAGGCCTGCGGCCACGACCTGCGGCTTTACAACCGGACGAGCCGGAAGGTCGAGGACCTGGGACGGCAAGGGATATTGGTGGCTAGCCACCCCATGCAGGCGATCGAAGCCGCAAGGGTGGTCATTCTCATGCTGGCCGATGCGCCAGCTATCCATGCGGTGTTGGATCAATTGGACGGCAAGTTCCCCTTCGAGGGAAAGACCGTGATCCAGATGGGGACCATCAGTCCCGAGGAAAGCCGGGCTTGCGAGCGGAGGATCGTGACGCTTGGCGGCGACTATCTGGAAGCGCCGGTTCTGGGAAGCCTTGCCGAGGCGAAGGAGGGTCGTCTGTTGGTGATGGTGGGAGCGAAGCCCGAGCAGTTCGCCGAATGGCGGGAGCTGTTGGCCTGTTTCGGTCCTGATCCGCGGCACCTCGGCACGGTCGGGCAGGCGGCCCTGGTCAAGCTGGCGCTCAACCAATTGATCGCGTCGCACATCGCGGCCCTGTCGCTCAGTCTGGGATTAATCCAGCGGTCCGGCGTTCCGGTGGAATCGTTCATGGCGCTGTTGCGGGAGAGCGCCCTGTTCGCCCCCATGTTCGACAAGAAATTGCCGCGATTGCTCGACCGGCGCTATGACCATCCGAATTTCTCCGCCCGGCACCTGCTGAAGGACATCGACCTCTGCCGCGAAACGGCTGCGCGACTGAATGTCCAGACCGGCGGGTTGGACGGGGTGCGAGCGCTGGTGGCGGAAACTGTCCGCCAAGGCTGGGGCGACGCTGACTATTCCGCTCTGTTCGAAGTGATCTCGCCCATTCAACCGGAAGGATAAGCCAGCTTCGATTGCTTCCGAACGCGGAACCGGCGGCCCGTTCTTGACTTCATCCGCCGAAGCCGATATTCACATCCCGCTAGCGCGCATTATTCATAACGGTTCGTTGCGAAATTGCGGAGTCGCGTTGCGAGACGGGCGCGTGGAGCCTCGAGGGGCCGAGGCATACTTGAAACAGTATGTTGAGGCCGTGAGAGGCGAGCCCGCCCGCTGGCATGCCAGTAAGTCGCATGCCAGCTTGTCGCAGCAGCGAGGCCGCAATTGCAGTAGAAGCGTTCATGAATAATGCGCGCCTGGCGCACCGGCGTCGATCACCGCACCTCACGAGAACCGACAAGGAGCCATGAGCATGACCGAGTTACGACTGTTCTACGCGACCAACCGCAACCATCTCGGCAAGGATCGATGGCGCCCCGACGGCTACGGCAAGAAATTCAGCGACGACGGGGTCGAGAA
The DNA window shown above is from Nitrospira tepida and carries:
- a CDS encoding RuBisCO large subunit C-terminal-like domain-containing protein, producing the protein MDVSPSASLSDSLSGLRLPVTYCIIGDERQARRQADLICIDQTVEAAEEIIPDGPIRDQLLGRIESFEAAGAGSWIARISFPVELAQASSVDLLHLVYGTTSLKRGIRVTRIDLPEQGLDGWTGPRFGQAGLRTLLGISHRPLVCAVLKPLGLSVRDLADLAYQFASAGIDLVKDDQGLNDQPFCRFEDRVRACAEAVTHANRETGQHCLYAPHIGSALPAARDRALFAKTAGAGALLVCPGLAGYETLRLLASDQELKLPILSHPALLGTYAVNRETGIAPALLYGQLPRLMGADISLYPTYGGDYVMTREDCLAIARTTSEPFGGTRSMFPSAAGRMGFEQIAEMTSVYGANVVYILGSRIQKHPDGLVNGCRQFIQEISRSLSSNRQS
- a CDS encoding cyclase family protein, producing the protein MARMNGKSVLLSMAAWVVLTSSAQAELDDRSIIDLTYPFDEHTIYWPHNKPFAWEQTSWGPSSGGYWYASGQFCTAEHGGTHLDAPIHFAKDGLTLDEIPLQKLIGPAVVIDVSEAAKQDRDYRMTVADIQGWEKAYGRIPDGAIVLMRTGWGQFWPDRKAYLGSQTPDDAATLHFPGFSKEAAVYLTSGRRIDGIGIDTASMDHGPSRDFIVHQIVNGANLYGLENLANLDQLPQKGATLILLPMKIKGGSGGPVRVIALLPQEIKR
- a CDS encoding NAD(P)-dependent oxidoreductase, yielding MSLTIAVLGGGLMGRPMALRLKACGHDLRLYNRTSRKVEDLGRQGILVASHPMQAIEAARVVILMLADAPAIHAVLDQLDGKFPFEGKTVIQMGTISPEESRACERRIVTLGGDYLEAPVLGSLAEAKEGRLLVMVGAKPEQFAEWRELLACFGPDPRHLGTVGQAALVKLALNQLIASHIAALSLSLGLIQRSGVPVESFMALLRESALFAPMFDKKLPRLLDRRYDHPNFSARHLLKDIDLCRETAARLNVQTGGLDGVRALVAETVRQGWGDADYSALFEVISPIQPEG